A genomic region of Dreissena polymorpha isolate Duluth1 chromosome 4, UMN_Dpol_1.0, whole genome shotgun sequence contains the following coding sequences:
- the LOC127878334 gene encoding E3 SUMO-protein ligase KIAA1586-like, whose amino-acid sequence MGCKIRDDNLEKVKALMYFKILIDETTDIATVSEIIVYVQFLEDRMGCTVFLSVLPLKDGKAETIFNAQITFIEEHGLDIQKMCAFGSNGASVMLGCENGVAARLRNFVPHLINNHCVAHKLALAVRQASRGIPYLLKF is encoded by the coding sequence ATGGGGTGTAAGATACGGGATGACAATCTTGAAAAAGTGAAGGCCTTGATGTACTTTAAGATTCTCATCGACGAGACAACGGACATTGCCACCGTGTCGGAAATTATCGTGTATGTTCAGTTTCTTGAAGACAGAATGGGCTGCACGGTTTTCCTCTCTGTTCTTCCACTGAAAGACGGCAAGGCAGAGACCATCTTCAATGCCCAGATAACATTTATCGAGGAACATGGTTTAGACATTCAGAAGATGTGCGCCTTCGGTAGCAATGGTGCCAGTGTTATGTTAGGCTGTGAAAATGGTGTTGCTGCGCGCCTGCGTAACTTTGTGCCACATCTCATTAATAATCACTGTGTTGCACATAAGTTGGCACTTGCCGTCAGACAGGCATCAAGAGGAATACCCTACCTTCTGAAATTTTAA
- the LOC127876733 gene encoding uncharacterized protein LOC127876733: MASVSVNLHARNRNEDEILIFSSLGDAKAHIKKEEIETNNRYIIGYSTKNFGNSVVTSSSHKVCWVHGVNPYMYVSLGHQVLKCHHGTDKNKKKKMEKEKTKTFSSEQHSYAKKKTRHALQPSKKMDCPASIILKEVLIFTPEEGSSSELDKKMAASNVRSDLSKGIKKIMVVFPNVEHKYHTSGENAGLLQRIDSDVASKIKELVVEDGVANVEEMQRHLTSFVTKNVTPAPSKTNRRFAPTKKVIRYHMNKAAKKGCDSSDDQHNLVQLVSVLSV; encoded by the exons ATGGCGTCTGTTAGTGTTAACCTCCACGCGAGAAATCGCAATGAAGACGAAATACTTATATTCAGTAGCCTTGGCGATGCAAAAGCACAcattaaaaaagaagaaattgaaacaaataacCGTTATATTATTGGTTACAGTACCAAAAACTTTGGCAATTCAG TTGTTACTTCATCCTCCCATAAGGTTTGTTGGGTCCATGGGGTGAACCCTTACATGTATGTGAGCCTTGGACATCAGGTTCTGAAATGCCACCATGGTACAGACaagaataagaagaaaaaaatggAAAAGGAAAAG ACAAAGACATTTAGCAGTGAGCAGCACTCGTATGCTAAAAAGAAAACAAGGCATGCATTGCAGCCCTCCAAAAAAATGGACTGTCCTGCTTCGATCATTCTGAAGGAAGTGTTGATATTCACCCCTGAAGAG GGTTCATCAAGCGAGCTGGACAAAAAAATGGCTGCTTCTAATGTGAGGAGTGATCTGAGTAAAGGCATCAAGAAGATAATGGTGGTGTTTCCTAACGTCGAACACAAGTACCATACCAGTGGAGAG AATGCTGGGCTGTTGCAGCGTATCGACAGTGATGTTGCGTCAAAAATCAAAGAGCTTGTGGTGGAAGATGGCGTTGCAAATGTTGAAGAGATGCAACGCCATCTGACCTCATTTGTTACGAAAAATGTAACACCTGCTCCATCCAAAACTAATCGGAGATTTGCCCCTACAAAAAAAGTGATCCGTTATCACATGAACAAGGCAGCAAAAAAGGGATGTGATAGTAGTGATGATCAACACAACTTAGTACAGCTAGTGAGTGTGCTTAGTGTGTAA